Proteins found in one Acomys russatus chromosome 31, mAcoRus1.1, whole genome shotgun sequence genomic segment:
- the C2cd4c gene encoding C2 calcium-dependent domain-containing protein 4C has protein sequence MRKTNMWFLERLRGSGENGASRGVGGEAGDKASKGPLYSNVLTPDKIPDFFIPPKLPSGPTEAEGQADLGPSTSEQNLASPGPRRAPRSPRLPVKLASESRSLLKAATRHVIQIESAEDWAAEEATNADPQAQGAMSLPSVPKAQTSYGFATLAESPHTRRKESLFHSEHGALAQVGSPGAGRRRAGAKSNGGDGGSREVGGALMSPSRYFSGGESDTGSSAESSPFGSPLLSRSVSLLKGFAQDSQAKVSQLKQSVGRHGSLSADDSTPDTSPGVRRRLTRRATPEPGPESGQAPRGEHTVRMGTRGSVRLLAEYEAAQARLRVRLLAAEGLYDRPCDARSINCCVGLCLVPGKLQKQRSTIIKNSRHPIFNEDFFFDGLGPASVRKLALRIKVVNKGSSLKRDTLLGEEELPLTSLLPFL, from the coding sequence ATGAGAAAAACCAACATGTGGTTCTTGGAACGACTTCGGGGGTCTGGGGAGAATGGAGCCAGCCGCGGTGTGGGTGGCGAGGCTGGGGACAAGGCCTCCAAGGGCCCTCTTTATAGCAACGTGCTGACTCCGGACAAGATCCCGGATTTCTTCATCCCGCCCAAGCTGCCCTCAGGCCCCACAGAGGCTGAGGGGCAGGCGGACCTGGGCCCATCCACCTCAGAGCAGAACCTGGCCTCACCTGGGCCCCGCCGAGCACCTCGCAGCCCCCGGCTGCCCGTCAAGTTGGCCTCAGAGAGCAGGAGCCTGTTGAAGGCAGCCACACGACATGTGATTCAAATAGAGAGTGCGGAGGACTGGGCAGCCGAGGAGGCCACTAATGCCGACCCCCAGGCACAGGGGGCCATGTCATTGCCCTCTGTGCCCAAGGCGCAGACATCCTATGGCTTTGCCACACTGGCAGAGAGCCCCCACACCAGACGCAAGGAGTCCCTTTTCCACAGTGAGCACGGGGCCCTGGCCCAGGTGGGATCCCCTGGTGCTGGGCGCCGCCGAGCAGGGGCCAAGTCCAATGGGGGTGATGGGGGATCCCGGGAGGTTGGGGGGGCCCTGATGAGCCCTAGCCGCTACTTTAGTGGCGGGGAAAGTGACACGGGGTCCTCTGCTGAGTCCTCCCCCTTCGGGTCCCCTCTGCTCTCTCGCTCTGTGTCGCTGCTCAAGGGTtttgcccaggacagccaggccaaaGTGAGCCAGCTGAAACAGTCTGTGGGGCGCCATGGCTCCCTGTCTGCCGATGACAGCACACCAGACACCAGCCCAGGTGTCCGTCGCCGCTTGACCCGCAGGGCAACCCCGGAGCCAGGCCCTGAGTCTGGCCAGGCGCCACGTGGAGAGCACACCGTTCGCATGGGCACCAGGGGCAGCGTAAGGCTGCTGGCAGAGTACGAGGCGGCTCAGGCCCGCCTGCGTGTGCGCCTGCTGGCGGCTGAGGGTCTGTATGACCGGCCCTGTGATGCCCGGAGCATCAACTGCTGCGTGGGGCTGTGCCTGGTGCCGGGGAAGCTGCAGAAGCAGCGGAGCACCATCATCAAAAACAGCCGCCACCCCATCTTCAATGAGGACTTCTTCTTTGACGGCCTGGGGCCAGCCAGTGTGCGCAAGCTGGCCCTCAGGATCAAGGTGGTTAATAAGGGGAGCAGCCTCAAGCGGGACACACTCCTGGGGGAGGAGGAATTGCCACTAACCTCCCTGCTGCCCTTTCTGTGA